A genome region from Hevea brasiliensis isolate MT/VB/25A 57/8 chromosome 9, ASM3005281v1, whole genome shotgun sequence includes the following:
- the LOC110636275 gene encoding cytochrome P450 86A22-like, translated as MDISTAFIILSAVTAYLLWWKVVSRSLTGPRVWPLLGSLPGLIDNANRMHDWIADNLRSTAGTYQTCTCAIPFLAGKQGLVTVTCDPQNVEHVLKARFDNYPKGPNWQAAFHDLLGDGIFNSDGDTWLFQRKTAALEFTTRTLRQAMARWVSRAIKNRFCPMLESAQLRAQPVDLQDLLLRLTFDNICGLAFGKDPQTLSPELPENGFAVSFDRATEATLQRFILPEVVWKLKKWLRLGMESSLSQSLQHIDTYLSDIINTRKLELLSQQNGDGNGNPHDDLLSRFMKKKESYSDKFLQHVALNFILAGRDTSSVALSWFFWLVSQHPKVEEKILIEICSILLETRGDDISKWLEEPLVFEEVDRLIYLKAALSETLRLYPSVPQDSKHVVADDVLPTGVHVPAGSSITYSIYAIGRMKFLWGEDSLEFKPERWLSMDGKKIEVQDSYKFVAFNAGPRICLGKDLAYLQMKSIAAAVLLRHRLSVVVGHRVEQKMSLTLFMKYGLMVNVNPRDLRPIVESVNNSKINQLSWT; from the coding sequence ATGGACATCTCCACCGCTTTTATCATCCTATCAGCTGTTACGGCTTATTTGCTTTGGTGGAAAGTCGTCTCCAGATCACTTACTGGTCCACGTGTTTGGCCCTTATTGGGTAGCCTTCCTGGTCTCATCGACAACGCTAATCGCATGCATGATTGGATTGCAGATAATCTCCGCTCCACTGCTGGCACTTACCAGACTTGCACGTGTGCAATTCCCTTTCTTGCCGGTAAGCAAGGTCTTGTGACTGTCACCTGCGACCCCCAGAATGTGGAGCACGTCTTGAAGGCTAGGTTTGATAATTATCCTAAGGGCCCTAATTGGCAAGCCGCTTTTCATGATTTGCTCGGAGATGGAATCTTCAACTCTGACGGAGACACGTGGCTCTTCCAGCGTAAGACTGCCGCACTGGAATTCACCACCAGGACCCTGCGCCAAGCCATGGCTAGGTGGGTCAGCCGAGCCATTAAGAATAGATTTTGTCCAATGCTTGAGTCGGCTCAGCTCCGAGCCCAGCCGGTTGATCTTCAAGACTTGCTGCTCCGGCTCACTTTTGATAACATTTGTGGCTTGGCTTTTGGCAAGGACCCACAAACGCTGTCCCCAGAGCTTCCCGAAAACGGCTTCGCTGTATCTTTTGACCGAGCCACGGAAGCCACGCTGCAGCGCTTCATTTTGCCTGAAGTTGTGTGGAAGCTCAAGAAATGGCTTCGGCTCGGAATGGAAAGCAGCTTGAGCCAGAGCCTTCAGCACATTGACACATACTTGTCCGATATCATCAATACCCGTAAGCTTGAGTTGCTGAGTCAGCAGAACGGAGATGGCAATGGGAACCCTCACGATGATCTGTTGTCCAGATTCATGAAGAAAAAAGAATCTTACTCAGACAAGTTCCTCCAGCATGTGGCTTTGAATTTTATTCTAGCGGGTCGTGACACATCATCAGTTGCTCTGAGCTGGTTCTTTTGGTTGGTCAGTCAACACCCAAAAGTGGAAGAGAAAATCCTCATTGAAATTTGTAGCATTTTATTGGAGACACGTGGCGATGACATTTCAAAATGGTTGGAGGAGCCATTAGTGTTTGAAGAAGTTGACCGATTGATATACCTCAAGGCAGCATTGTCTGAGACATTAAGGCTTTACCCTTCAGTGCCACAAGACTCCAAACATGTAGTGGCCGATGATGTTTTACCGACCGGAGTTCATGTTCCGGCAGGATCATCTATAACATACTCAATTTATGCGATTGGTCGCATGAAATTTTTATGGGGAGAAGATAGTCTAGAATTCAAGCCAGAAAGGTGGTTGTCAATGGATGGTAAGAAAATTGAGGTACAAGATTCATATAAATTTGTAGCGTTTAATGCAGGTCCAAGGATTTGCTTGGGTAAAGATCTGGCTTATTTGCAAATGAAGTCGATTGCTGCGGCGGTGTTGTTGCGACACCGACTATCAGTGGTGGTAGGCCACCGTGTGGAACAAAAAATGTCGCTCACGCTGTTTATGAAGTATGGGCTAATGGTGAACGTAAATCCAAGGGACCTGAGGCCTATAGTGGAAAGCGTAAACAATAGTAAAATCAATCAATTGTCTTGGACATGA